A DNA window from Halomicrobium mukohataei DSM 12286 contains the following coding sequences:
- a CDS encoding universal stress protein, whose product METYDDILLPTDGSKGTEETVGHALTLARNHDATLHVLYVVDRRRFLAADKETQDDVIEALREQGEVAIDDVTVTAEDAGVTVETAMEEGIPHKTIQKYATNNDVDVVTMGTHGQTGRDRVATLGSVTERVLKGVDVPVLVVNIE is encoded by the coding sequence ATGGAGACGTACGACGACATTTTGCTGCCGACCGACGGAAGCAAGGGCACCGAAGAGACCGTTGGCCACGCGCTCACGCTGGCCCGGAACCACGACGCGACGCTGCACGTCCTGTACGTGGTCGACCGTCGGCGCTTCCTCGCGGCCGACAAGGAGACCCAGGACGACGTGATCGAGGCGCTGCGCGAACAGGGCGAGGTCGCGATCGACGACGTGACAGTCACCGCCGAGGACGCCGGGGTGACGGTCGAGACCGCGATGGAGGAGGGGATTCCGCACAAGACGATTCAGAAGTACGCGACGAACAACGACGTCGACGTGGTCACGATGGGGACCCACGGCCAGACGGGTCGTGATCGGGTCGCCACGCTCGGCAGCGTCACCGAACGCGTCTTGAAGGGCGTCGACGTGCCGGTGCTTGTCGTCAACATCGAGTGA
- a CDS encoding DUF5305 domain-containing protein, with product MGTGDSSASVLRVRHLIAQHLAIAVVVCLVLAGAGGFVAYAEYSAPDTTTEQRVTASWTTDSSFAHQATVERSTRAFEAGTVLRNRSAYLFRVTPTLTGEYRFRHEGAPGAATVATDVQLVKRSVGGTGDDRTEFWRVTDSLASAETTIAPGESARTSFRVNVSRQRNETRQIERELGGTPGRIELFVLVTTNVTTTVDGERLERSRTERLTIRPATATYAVTSNTTGARDEPISTETVSVPVEKNSARIYGGVAFAVLSLLAAAGLVVADRRDRLSVPPETVAAIRTERTRDRFDEWISVGRVPEPADDDRVVTVDSLTDLVDVAIDSDRRVIEDGDDGRFVVLVDRVRYCYEPRAPTAGSTESVSDGSNGATDSVGEDGPDPARDDDS from the coding sequence ATGGGAACGGGCGACAGTTCGGCGTCGGTACTGCGAGTGCGTCACCTGATCGCACAGCACCTCGCGATCGCGGTGGTCGTCTGCCTGGTGCTGGCCGGGGCCGGTGGGTTCGTCGCCTACGCCGAGTACAGCGCGCCCGACACGACGACCGAGCAACGCGTCACCGCCTCGTGGACGACCGACAGCTCGTTCGCCCACCAGGCCACCGTCGAGCGCTCGACACGGGCCTTCGAGGCGGGCACGGTCCTCCGGAACCGATCGGCGTACCTGTTTCGCGTGACGCCGACGCTGACCGGAGAGTACCGGTTCCGACACGAGGGCGCTCCCGGGGCGGCGACCGTCGCGACGGACGTACAGCTGGTCAAGCGCTCGGTCGGCGGGACCGGCGACGACCGCACCGAGTTCTGGCGCGTCACCGACTCGCTGGCCTCGGCGGAGACGACGATCGCACCCGGCGAGAGCGCACGCACGAGCTTTCGGGTGAACGTCTCCCGGCAGCGCAACGAGACCAGGCAGATCGAGCGCGAACTCGGTGGGACGCCGGGGCGCATCGAGCTGTTCGTCCTCGTCACCACGAACGTGACGACGACCGTGGACGGAGAGCGACTCGAACGGAGCCGGACCGAGCGACTGACGATCCGACCGGCCACCGCCACGTACGCAGTCACATCGAACACGACGGGTGCGCGAGACGAGCCGATCAGCACGGAGACCGTCTCCGTCCCCGTCGAGAAGAACAGCGCCCGGATCTACGGCGGCGTGGCGTTCGCAGTGCTTTCGCTGCTCGCCGCGGCGGGACTGGTCGTCGCCGACCGCCGCGATCGGCTGTCGGTCCCACCCGAGACGGTCGCAGCGATACGGACCGAACGGACGCGCGACCGCTTCGACGAGTGGATCTCGGTCGGGCGCGTCCCCGAACCGGCCGACGACGACCGCGTCGTCACCGTCGACTCGCTGACGGACTTAGTCGACGTGGCGATCGACAGCGATCGCCGCGTGATCGAGGACGGCGACGACGGCCGGTTCGTGGTACTCGTCGACCGGGTGCGGTACTGCTACGAGCCCCGAGCCCCGACTGCCGGCTCGACGGAGTCGGTGAGTGACGGCTCCAACGGGGCGACCGACTCCGTCGGCGAAGATGGCCCGGACCCGGCGAGAGACGACGACAGCTGA
- a CDS encoding PspA/IM30 family protein, with protein sequence MGILSRASYVIRSKLNAVLNSAEDPSETLDYSYEQLRDELQDVKEGIADLTTQKKRLEIQKRRLEENVENHNEQARQAIEQDREDLARKALEKKKQKMSQIEELDSQIQQLQSQQEGLVEQKDQLQQRIEQFKTKKETMKARYEAAEASKRVNEAMTGAGDEMKDVGRAIERAEERTEKMEARSQAMDELQDEGVFEDALSDKDQLDRELEEIQSKGEVDAELDTLKAEMGKGDADETTDESADAEVTTDDLEAELAGGNGEGDVETPEVSDSEVESELEDLKEDEQS encoded by the coding sequence ATGGGAATCCTCTCGCGCGCATCGTACGTCATTCGGTCGAAGCTGAACGCCGTCCTCAACAGCGCCGAGGACCCGAGCGAGACCCTCGACTACTCCTACGAGCAACTGCGGGACGAACTCCAGGACGTGAAGGAAGGGATCGCCGACCTGACGACCCAGAAAAAGCGCCTGGAGATCCAGAAACGCAGACTCGAAGAGAACGTCGAGAACCACAACGAGCAGGCCCGGCAAGCGATCGAGCAGGATCGCGAGGATCTGGCCCGGAAGGCCCTCGAAAAGAAAAAACAGAAGATGAGCCAGATCGAGGAGCTCGACAGCCAGATCCAGCAGCTCCAGAGCCAGCAGGAGGGGCTCGTCGAACAGAAAGACCAGCTCCAGCAGCGCATCGAGCAGTTCAAGACCAAGAAAGAGACGATGAAGGCACGCTACGAGGCCGCCGAGGCCTCCAAGCGAGTCAACGAGGCGATGACGGGAGCCGGCGACGAGATGAAAGACGTGGGCCGTGCGATCGAGCGCGCGGAGGAACGCACCGAGAAGATGGAGGCCCGGTCCCAGGCGATGGACGAACTGCAAGACGAAGGGGTCTTCGAGGACGCGCTCAGCGACAAGGACCAGCTCGACCGCGAACTCGAAGAGATCCAGTCGAAAGGCGAGGTCGACGCCGAGCTCGACACGCTGAAAGCCGAGATGGGGAAAGGCGACGCCGACGAGACGACCGACGAGAGCGCAGACGCCGAGGTCACGACCGACGACCTCGAAGCCGAGCTGGCGGGCGGCAACGGCGAGGGAGACGTGGAGACGCCCGAAGTCTCCGACAGCGAAGTCGAGAGCGAGCTCGAAGACCTCAAAGAAGACGAACAGTCGTAG
- the thrS gene encoding threonine--tRNA ligase, producing the protein MSTVTVTLPDGSPLELEVGATVEDAAYEIGPGLGSDTVAGVVDGELVDKHTPLPDDADLEIVTDGADEYVDVLRHSAAHVFAQALQRLYPEAELTLGPWTDDGFYYDVTGVDLDEDDLEDIEEEAHEIIAEDLDIERVMLDREAALDRYEDNEYKQEILATEAAGEDPVSFYEQGEFYDLCQGPHVESTGEIGGFALLEMSASYWRGEEDNDTLTRVYGTAFPTEEELDEYLERRQKAKERDHRKIGQEMDLFSIDETTGPGLPLYEPNGKTVLNELSEYVADLNREAGYDEVETPHVFRTELWKKSGHYDNYVDDMFLLDVNDEEYGLKPMNCPGHATIFDQKSWSYRDLPIRYFEDGKVYRKEQRGELSGLSRTWSFTIDDGHLFVRPDQIEAEVLSIMDIILDILDTFSLDYTVQFATRPEKSTGSDEIWEKAESQLEAVLEQEGIDYVVEEGDGAFYGPKIDFAFEDALGRHWDGPTVQLDFNMPDRFDLTYTGEDNEDHRPVMIHRALYGSYERFFMVLIEHYNGKFPPWLAPEQVRILPVSDDNIDYCEEIAAELDDFRVEIEDRSWTVGKKIQVAHDDKVPYMMVIGDDEEAAGTISVRDRKEREEKDLELADFEQHLEREVEQKRTAVTYLV; encoded by the coding sequence ATGAGCACGGTCACGGTCACGCTACCGGATGGCTCCCCTCTCGAACTTGAGGTCGGGGCCACCGTCGAGGACGCCGCCTACGAGATCGGCCCGGGTCTCGGCTCGGACACGGTTGCCGGCGTCGTCGACGGTGAGCTCGTCGACAAACACACCCCGCTGCCCGACGATGCAGACCTCGAGATCGTCACAGACGGGGCCGACGAGTACGTCGACGTGCTTCGCCACTCGGCGGCACACGTCTTCGCACAGGCGCTCCAGCGACTGTACCCGGAGGCAGAGCTGACACTGGGACCGTGGACCGACGACGGCTTCTACTACGACGTGACCGGCGTCGACCTCGACGAGGACGACCTCGAAGACATCGAGGAAGAGGCCCACGAGATCATCGCTGAGGACCTCGACATCGAACGCGTCATGCTCGACCGCGAGGCGGCGCTCGATCGCTACGAGGACAACGAGTACAAGCAGGAGATCCTGGCGACGGAGGCGGCCGGCGAGGACCCCGTCTCGTTCTACGAACAGGGCGAGTTTTACGACCTCTGTCAGGGCCCCCACGTCGAGTCGACCGGCGAGATCGGCGGCTTCGCGCTGCTGGAGATGTCGGCCTCCTACTGGCGCGGCGAGGAAGACAACGACACCCTCACGCGGGTGTACGGCACCGCGTTCCCGACCGAGGAGGAGCTCGACGAGTACCTGGAGCGCCGCCAGAAGGCCAAGGAACGCGACCACCGCAAGATCGGCCAGGAGATGGACCTGTTCTCCATCGACGAGACGACGGGTCCGGGACTCCCGCTGTACGAACCCAACGGGAAGACGGTCCTCAACGAACTCTCCGAGTACGTCGCCGATCTGAACCGCGAGGCCGGCTACGACGAGGTCGAGACGCCCCACGTCTTCCGCACCGAGCTGTGGAAGAAGTCGGGCCACTACGACAACTACGTCGACGACATGTTCCTGCTGGACGTCAACGACGAGGAGTACGGCCTCAAGCCGATGAACTGTCCGGGCCACGCGACGATCTTCGACCAGAAGTCCTGGTCCTATCGCGACCTGCCGATCCGCTACTTCGAGGACGGCAAGGTCTACCGCAAGGAACAGCGCGGCGAGCTATCTGGGCTCTCGCGGACGTGGTCGTTCACGATCGACGACGGCCACCTGTTCGTCCGGCCCGACCAGATCGAGGCGGAGGTCCTGTCGATCATGGACATCATCCTCGACATCCTGGACACGTTCTCGCTCGACTACACCGTCCAGTTCGCCACCCGCCCCGAGAAGTCCACCGGAAGCGACGAGATCTGGGAGAAGGCAGAGTCCCAGCTCGAAGCGGTGTTAGAGCAAGAGGGCATCGACTACGTCGTCGAAGAGGGCGACGGCGCGTTCTACGGCCCGAAGATCGACTTCGCCTTCGAGGACGCGCTTGGTCGCCACTGGGACGGCCCGACCGTCCAGCTGGACTTCAACATGCCCGACCGGTTCGATCTGACCTACACGGGCGAGGACAACGAAGACCACCGCCCGGTGATGATCCACCGCGCGCTCTATGGCAGCTACGAGCGGTTCTTCATGGTGCTCATCGAGCACTACAACGGGAAGTTCCCGCCGTGGCTCGCGCCCGAGCAGGTCCGCATCCTCCCGGTCAGCGACGACAACATCGACTACTGCGAGGAGATCGCGGCGGAGCTCGACGACTTCCGCGTCGAGATCGAGGACCGCTCGTGGACGGTCGGCAAGAAGATCCAGGTCGCCCACGACGACAAGGTGCCCTACATGATGGTCATCGGCGACGACGAGGAGGCAGCCGGGACCATCTCCGTCCGGGACCGCAAGGAGCGCGAGGAGAAAGACCTCGAACTGGCCGACTTCGAGCAGCACCTCGAACGCGAGGTCGAGCAGAAGCGCACCGCCGTCACGTACCTCGTGTAG
- a CDS encoding RICIN domain-containing protein, which yields MDRRTLTRRGALALMGSGGALLAGQTLGLAKSTANRQTSVDVVSDSDALLGIEGTSGCGGGLSLTNNGQNQFVVEIETDAIDVLHPRTERRRKRVQFPLPPGPDNTVDVEFAPDDGTADEVRISATGQGAEIDLTRRVTTLPLSKGSYQLSPMHSDRRYLGYDWWNDNRVEQLGFPTSWYFTPTGDGCAYTIEHYWRDGVITPENRDSSGSPLVLESPDGTDYQRWNVVPIPNAPDQYRIENEGSGYVIDIEGGETETGLAAIQWPWKGSNPSVKNQFWKIAQV from the coding sequence GTGGACAGGCGAACGCTCACGCGTCGCGGTGCGCTGGCCCTCATGGGGAGCGGTGGCGCTCTCCTCGCGGGACAGACGCTCGGGCTGGCGAAGTCGACGGCGAATCGACAGACCTCCGTCGATGTCGTTTCCGACTCCGACGCGTTGCTCGGTATCGAGGGCACATCGGGCTGTGGCGGCGGGCTCTCGCTCACGAACAACGGCCAGAACCAGTTCGTCGTCGAGATCGAGACCGACGCTATCGACGTGCTGCATCCGCGAACGGAACGACGGCGCAAGCGGGTCCAGTTCCCGCTGCCGCCGGGACCCGACAACACCGTCGACGTGGAGTTCGCCCCGGACGATGGCACCGCCGACGAGGTGCGAATTAGCGCGACGGGGCAGGGAGCGGAGATCGATCTGACGCGACGGGTGACGACGCTACCGCTCAGTAAAGGATCGTATCAACTCTCACCGATGCATTCTGATCGTCGATATTTGGGATACGACTGGTGGAATGATAACAGAGTCGAGCAATTGGGTTTCCCCACTTCGTGGTACTTTACACCGACCGGAGACGGCTGTGCGTACACGATAGAGCACTATTGGCGTGACGGCGTCATCACGCCGGAGAACCGCGACAGCAGCGGGTCACCACTGGTACTCGAATCTCCGGACGGAACGGACTACCAGCGCTGGAACGTCGTGCCGATACCGAACGCACCAGACCAGTATCGGATCGAAAACGAGGGGAGCGGGTACGTCATCGACATCGAGGGCGGTGAGACCGAAACAGGCCTGGCGGCGATCCAGTGGCCCTGGAAGGGATCGAATCCGAGCGTCAAAAACCAGTTCTGGAAGATAGCACAGGTGTGA